A single genomic interval of Lathyrus oleraceus cultivar Zhongwan6 chromosome 7, CAAS_Psat_ZW6_1.0, whole genome shotgun sequence harbors:
- the LOC127103795 gene encoding uncharacterized protein LOC127103795 isoform X1, whose product MDQVQTELAEMRANMAQFMTMMQGVVQGQEELRALAQRQEVVIPTSNRASPVAAPAHGTIHVAAPTNDYAVGDELEGIRINGQPLAAEVNVRATRAPIRHPAPFVNQQEDTFTLLSEDYDVVKTEERDRKVDALAEKVRAMECQNSLGFDVTDMGLVEGLKIPYKFKAPSFDKYNGTSCPRTHVQAYFRKISAYTDDEKMWMYFFQDSLSGASLDWYMDLKRESVRSWKDLGEAFLRQYKHNMDMAPSRTQLQSLYQKDKESFKEYAQRWRELAARVQPPMLERELTDMFIGTLQGVFMDRLGSCPFSSFSDVVVCGERTESLIKAGRIQDPGSSNSSSSKKLYSGAPKRGENETNAVHRRRSANRGPYRQVAAVTIPATQTQQQPRRPTQQYQTPQPRPQQQALQPPMDNQAGTSNERKKIIFDPIPMSYAELYPTLIERNLITPRDPPPIPDNPRWWYRPEQQCVYHSGAPGHDVDSCFQLKMKVQDLVRSGILILEDLGPSANQA is encoded by the coding sequence atggatcaggttcagacagagctggccgagatgagggcaaacatggcccagttcatgacaatgatgcaaggggtcgttcaggggcaagaggagctgcgtgccttagcccagagacaggaagttgtgattccaacatccaaccgtgcttcgcctgttgctGCACCCGCTCATGGGACTATCCATGTTGctgctcccactaacgactacgccgtcggggatgaacttgagggtataagaatcaatggacagcctcttgctgcagaggtcaatgtcagagctacccgggctccgattcgtcatccagctccatttgtcaaccaacaagaggatacgtttactctcctcagtgaggactATGATGTTGTGAAAACCGAAGagagggacagaaaagtggatgctcttgctgagaaagtccgagccatggaatgtcagaactcccttgggtttgatgtgaccgacatgggtctggtggaagggttgaagatcccctacaaattcaaggcaccctcattcgacaagtacaatggcacttcctgtcctcgcacccatgtgcaggcgtacttcaggaagatctctgcttacactgacgatgaaaagatgtggatgtactttttccaagatagtctatctggggcatctttggattggtacatggatctgaagcgagaatcagtcagaagctggaaagatttgggtgaggccttcctaaggcaatacaagcataatatggacatggcgccgagccgaactcagttacagagcttgtatcagaaagacaaggagagtttcaaagagtatgctcagagatggcgtgagctagccgccagagtgcaacctcctatgctggagagagagctgactgacatgttcattgggaccttgcaaggagtgttcatggatcgtttgggaagttgcccgttcagtagcttttcagatgttgtcGTCTGTGGAGAACGAACtgagagccttatcaaagcaggaaggatacaagatccgggctcttcaaactcttcaagttctaagaagctatactctggggcacccaaaaggggagagaatgaaacgaatgctgtgcaccgtcgaaggagtgcaaatagaggaccatatcggcaagttgctgctgtgactattccagcaactcaaactcaacaacagccgagaagaccaactcagcagtatcagacTCCACAACCTCGTCCTCAGCAACAGGCTCTCCAGCCTCCAATGgataatcaagctggtacaagtaatgagaggaagaagatcatttttgatccaatccccatgtcctacgccgaactgtatcccactctgatagagcggaacttgatcactcccagagacccgcctCCCATACCCgacaaccctcggtggtggtataggcctgagcagcagtgtgtgtatcattcgggtgctcctggtcatgatgtggacagttgctttcagctgaagatgaaggttcaagatctggtgaggtcaggtattcttatcctggaggacttaggtcccagtgctaatcaagcttga